Proteins from a single region of Aquirhabdus parva:
- the gshA gene encoding glutamate--cysteine ligase produces MSETMANQTTTEQSPIIPQWLKPEHLKGMKRGIEKESLRMQADGHVAQTDHPAQLGSALTHPRITTDYSEALLELITPPCDTPQAALDCLRDLHQVTAQALPEGETLWPLSMPCMLDKDEEKIRLAAYGSSNLGKFKTLYRRGLGVRYGRRMQTIAGIHYNLSFPNTLWQAWQQELALHPVNTNPTYDAECTPPSATPLSLQDFASEKYFGLIRNFIRMTPMVIYLLGASPAVCACFLKGREHHLQQLMDGTLYLPYATALRMGKLGYQNNAQRSLGIHYNCLRAYVAGLKRAIGDVYPPFTALGLDDAQGQPLQINDHILQLENEYYSLIRPKQIAEAGETPSAALAARGVAYVELRAVDLDPFTDVGISLATASFLEVLALYCLLSPSPLLLFGEEERIARNQARVVDQGRLAGLTVETATGEEVFSMWVAQHLSAMLPVAALLDSAHGGSDYQDSLKVMQTRLDHPEQTLSARVLAKTESKGIWRFGYELAQQYGTQFKNLPLSESVAAEYAEFAKQSRIQQNAIENSDTISFREYLERWRTVPVSDAEKIVQNA; encoded by the coding sequence ATGAGTGAAACGATGGCCAATCAGACCACCACAGAACAATCACCGATTATTCCCCAGTGGCTAAAGCCTGAACACCTCAAAGGCATGAAACGCGGTATCGAAAAAGAATCGCTGCGCATGCAAGCCGATGGTCATGTCGCACAGACCGATCATCCTGCACAACTGGGCTCCGCGCTCACTCATCCACGGATTACCACGGATTATTCTGAAGCCTTGCTGGAGCTCATTACACCGCCTTGCGACACGCCGCAAGCCGCTTTGGATTGTCTACGCGATTTGCATCAGGTCACCGCTCAAGCACTGCCTGAAGGAGAAACCCTCTGGCCACTATCCATGCCGTGTATGCTGGATAAAGACGAGGAAAAGATCCGTTTAGCCGCCTATGGTTCATCGAATCTGGGAAAATTCAAAACCCTCTATCGCCGAGGCTTGGGTGTACGCTATGGTCGTCGTATGCAGACCATTGCCGGGATTCATTACAATCTCTCCTTCCCCAATACCTTATGGCAAGCCTGGCAGCAAGAACTGGCGCTGCATCCGGTCAACACCAACCCAACGTATGATGCCGAATGCACTCCGCCATCAGCTACACCCTTATCCCTACAAGACTTTGCCAGCGAAAAATATTTTGGCTTGATTCGAAATTTCATCCGCATGACGCCAATGGTGATCTATTTGCTGGGCGCCAGCCCTGCGGTTTGTGCTTGCTTCTTGAAAGGCCGTGAACATCATTTACAACAACTGATGGATGGCACCTTGTACTTGCCTTACGCCACAGCGTTACGAATGGGCAAGCTGGGCTATCAAAACAATGCACAGCGCAGTCTCGGCATTCACTATAACTGTTTGCGGGCTTATGTTGCAGGCCTTAAGCGCGCCATTGGCGATGTCTATCCGCCATTTACTGCGCTTGGACTGGATGATGCACAAGGTCAACCGCTGCAAATTAACGACCATATCCTACAGCTAGAGAATGAATACTACAGCTTGATCCGCCCTAAGCAGATTGCTGAAGCTGGTGAGACTCCCTCTGCTGCATTAGCAGCACGCGGTGTGGCTTATGTCGAACTGCGCGCCGTGGATCTTGATCCATTTACCGATGTCGGGATCAGCTTGGCGACCGCCAGCTTCTTAGAAGTACTTGCGCTGTACTGCCTGCTCTCGCCAAGCCCGCTCTTGCTGTTTGGTGAAGAAGAACGCATCGCGCGTAATCAAGCACGCGTCGTGGATCAAGGACGTCTGGCAGGTCTAACTGTCGAAACAGCAACGGGTGAAGAAGTATTTAGCATGTGGGTTGCACAGCACTTAAGTGCCATGCTGCCTGTCGCCGCACTATTGGATAGTGCACACGGCGGGAGTGACTATCAAGACAGCCTGAAGGTTATGCAAACCCGCCTGGATCACCCTGAGCAAACTCTGTCGGCACGCGTGTTGGCCAAGACTGAATCCAAAGGCATCTGGCGCTTTGGCTATGAACTGGCTCAACAATACGGCACCCAGTTTAAAAATCTTCCTCTATCGGAATCGGTTGCAGCGGAATACGCAGAGTTCGCAAAACAATCAAGAATACAACAGAATGCCATCGAAAATAGCGATACGATCAGCTTCCGCGAATATCTTGAACGCTGGCGTACTGTGCCCGTTTCGGACGCTGAAAAGATCGTGCAGAATGCTTAA
- a CDS encoding disulfide bond formation protein B, which translates to MARRSTQGLSYRRVSFGLFLASVAGMGFALYLQHFQHLDPCPLCIFQRIGLMIMGFVALIAALHNPKSLFGRRFYSLLATLGILWSVGVAGRHVWLQHLPPEDVPACGPGLDYWLQVFPLQSVVQKVLHGSGECAKVDWTLLGWSLPHWGLLFFTGLLLINLWQLTRRSR; encoded by the coding sequence ATGGCCCGACGCAGCACACAGGGACTGAGTTATCGACGTGTCAGCTTTGGTCTATTTTTAGCCAGTGTTGCGGGCATGGGCTTCGCGCTCTACCTCCAACACTTCCAACATCTTGATCCCTGCCCACTGTGTATTTTTCAGCGCATCGGCTTGATGATCATGGGCTTCGTTGCGCTAATTGCCGCGCTACACAACCCGAAAAGTCTATTTGGCCGCCGCTTCTATAGCCTGCTTGCCACACTGGGCATTCTATGGTCGGTTGGTGTAGCAGGTCGTCATGTCTGGCTACAGCATTTACCCCCAGAAGACGTCCCCGCTTGTGGCCCTGGCTTAGACTACTGGTTACAGGTCTTCCCACTGCAAAGCGTTGTACAAAAAGTGCTGCATGGTTCGGGTGAATGCGCCAAAGTGGATTGGACATTACTCGGCTGGTCCTTGCCGCATTGGGGATTGTTGTTCTTTACCGGACTATTGCTCATCAATCTTTGGCAACTGACTCGCCGTAGCCGATAA
- a CDS encoding YidB family protein, which translates to MGMLDGLVGQIAQQALAQGGQQGGLGGLLGGLLGGQQQQAGGGGLGGLLGGLLGGGQQPAQADGQSGGFSLGGNSPQLLAALLPLVLGWVQQQGGIGNVLQSLSNSGLGAQAQSWIGAGENHPVDPQAVGQVFGADQIAQVASQVGVSPEAVQNGLASLLPHVINQLTPNGDTSTAGAADNEIGAILGQLGGLFGK; encoded by the coding sequence ATGGGAATGTTAGACGGATTAGTCGGTCAAATTGCACAGCAAGCACTTGCACAAGGTGGCCAGCAGGGCGGTTTAGGGGGCTTATTGGGTGGTTTGCTGGGTGGGCAACAGCAACAAGCCGGTGGCGGTGGTTTAGGCGGTCTGTTGGGCGGTTTACTGGGTGGCGGACAGCAACCTGCGCAAGCGGATGGTCAAAGTGGTGGTTTTAGTCTAGGGGGGAATAGTCCTCAGCTACTGGCTGCGTTATTACCGTTGGTTTTGGGCTGGGTACAACAGCAGGGTGGCATCGGTAATGTTCTGCAATCCTTGTCTAATTCAGGTTTAGGTGCTCAAGCGCAATCATGGATTGGCGCTGGTGAGAATCACCCAGTAGATCCACAAGCGGTAGGTCAGGTTTTTGGTGCGGATCAAATTGCACAAGTGGCCTCACAAGTCGGTGTGAGTCCAGAAGCGGTACAAAATGGATTGGCTTCATTGCTCCCTCATGTGATCAATCAATTGACACCAAATGGCGATACCTCAACGGCAGGTGCGGCTGACAATGAAATTGGTGCGATCTTAGGTCAGCTAGGCGGTTTGTTTGGTAAATGA
- a CDS encoding FAD assembly factor SdhE codes for MSNQAISNPETPAEINLADRKVIYRARRGLKELDYYFDPYVREHFLQADSTEKAAFSELIDQEDPDLLDWFMNVTEPPASLTAIIARLKSLRA; via the coding sequence ATGTCGAATCAAGCTATCAGCAATCCAGAGACCCCAGCAGAAATTAATCTTGCGGATCGTAAAGTGATTTACCGCGCCAGACGTGGATTAAAAGAGCTGGATTATTATTTTGATCCTTATGTGCGTGAGCATTTTTTGCAAGCCGATAGCACGGAGAAAGCAGCTTTTTCCGAACTGATCGATCAGGAGGATCCTGATTTGCTCGATTGGTTTATGAACGTCACTGAACCTCCAGCCAGTCTCACCGCGATTATTGCCCGTTTGAAATCGCTGAGAGCGTAA
- a CDS encoding ABC transporter ATP-binding protein: MSVHEKLLSVSNLHVRYGNIHAMQGLNIEVNQGELVCLIGANGAGKSSTLNALAGLVPSTGSVIYQGKEISTLASHQRVGQGLALVPEGRGVFSKMTVLENLQMGAYLHDWRESELESIFARFPRLAERRDQLAGTLSGGEQQMLAIGRALLSRPKLLLLDEPSMGLAPLMIELIFKTLAELKETGLSILLVEQNARGALQLADRAYVLEHGEMTLSGTGQDLLHDARVQAAYLGAGIEA; encoded by the coding sequence ATGAGCGTACATGAAAAACTGTTAAGTGTAAGTAATTTGCACGTCCGCTATGGCAACATCCATGCGATGCAGGGTCTGAATATTGAAGTCAATCAAGGCGAATTGGTTTGTCTGATCGGTGCCAATGGCGCGGGTAAGAGTTCGACCTTGAATGCTTTGGCAGGCTTGGTGCCTTCTACGGGTTCTGTGATCTATCAAGGCAAGGAAATCAGCACGCTTGCCAGCCACCAGCGCGTCGGTCAAGGTTTAGCACTGGTGCCCGAAGGGCGCGGTGTCTTTTCTAAAATGACCGTGCTGGAAAATCTGCAAATGGGTGCTTATCTGCATGATTGGCGTGAGAGTGAGCTGGAGTCCATCTTTGCACGTTTTCCGCGTTTGGCAGAGCGCCGTGACCAATTGGCGGGAACCTTGTCGGGCGGGGAGCAGCAGATGTTGGCGATTGGTCGTGCTTTGCTTTCGCGTCCCAAACTGCTGCTGCTGGATGAGCCGTCTATGGGGCTTGCGCCACTCATGATTGAGTTGATCTTTAAGACTTTGGCAGAGCTCAAAGAAACCGGTCTATCCATCCTGCTGGTCGAGCAAAATGCACGCGGTGCATTGCAACTGGCAGACCGCGCTTATGTGCTGGAACATGGCGAAATGACTTTGAGTGGCACAGGACAAGATTTATTACATGATGCCCGCGTTCAAGCGGCCTATCTCGGTGCAGGAATAGAAGCGTAA
- a CDS encoding ABC transporter ATP-binding protein: MTNPSLSQPLLQLEGINKSFGGVHALKNVSLSVQQGTIHGLIGPNGAGKTTLFNVMTGMYQADSGCFNFDGESLSLKTSPQVLAVKGLARTFQNIRLFSEMTALENIMVGQHSQTKTGIFGAVLRTPAARREERLIRQEGYRLLEYVGLSKDVADRVARTLSYGDQRRLEIARALALKPRLLALDEPAAGMNPTETAQLQDLIRRLHADGMTIVLIEHDVGLMMRLCQRISVLDFGEKIADGTPEEIRRDERVIKAYLGGDDMPNSGKGAMPIAGTAQGSLQDDHAGTTP; encoded by the coding sequence ATGACTAATCCCAGCCTATCTCAACCCTTACTCCAGCTTGAAGGGATCAATAAATCCTTTGGCGGTGTACATGCGTTAAAAAATGTCAGTTTGAGCGTTCAGCAAGGCACCATTCATGGCCTGATCGGTCCCAATGGGGCGGGTAAAACGACCCTGTTTAACGTGATGACGGGTATGTATCAGGCCGACTCTGGCTGCTTCAATTTTGATGGCGAATCCTTAAGTCTTAAAACCAGTCCACAGGTGTTGGCCGTAAAGGGACTCGCACGAACCTTTCAGAATATTCGTTTATTCAGTGAAATGACGGCGCTGGAAAACATCATGGTGGGGCAACATAGCCAGACCAAAACGGGAATCTTTGGTGCTGTGCTGAGGACTCCTGCTGCAAGACGCGAAGAGCGCTTGATTCGTCAAGAAGGCTATCGCTTGCTGGAGTATGTGGGCTTATCCAAAGATGTGGCGGATCGCGTTGCGCGCACCTTGTCTTATGGCGACCAACGCCGTTTGGAGATTGCCCGGGCGCTGGCACTTAAACCGCGCTTACTTGCTCTAGATGAACCCGCAGCGGGTATGAATCCGACCGAGACGGCACAACTGCAAGATTTGATTCGTCGTCTGCATGCCGATGGCATGACGATCGTGCTGATTGAACATGATGTGGGATTGATGATGCGTCTTTGTCAGCGCATTAGTGTATTGGATTTTGGTGAGAAGATTGCGGATGGCACCCCAGAAGAGATCCGCCGCGATGAAAGGGTGATTAAGGCCTACTTAGGTGGTGATGATATGCCCAACTCAGGAAAAGGCGCGATGCCTATCGCCGGGACCGCACAGGGCTCACTACAAGATGACCACGCAGGAACGACACCATGA
- a CDS encoding branched-chain amino acid ABC transporter permease: MTTINDTLAPKKMKPRSVKQKSAFFILTLALILLPFALGLMGPSWVRTADYALLYCMLALGLNIVVGYAGLLDLGYIAFYALGAYMVAVLASPHLNIHVSPWLLIPIGAGFAGLAGAILGAPTLKLRGDYLAIVTLGFGEIVRLFMQNLDRPVNITNGTQGISGIDNLAFFGHSFGSGFDLFGQHFNGAYLYYYLFLILVLIIIGVCMRLENSRIGRAWVAIREDELAAKAMGINTRNIKLLAFAMGASFGGVAGGMFASFQGFIDPTSFGLMESIMVLCMVVLGGMGNIAGVILGAVLLTLTPEALRAVIHPLQEALFGRQVVDPDNVRMLIFGIALVGMMLFRPEGLLPSRRRKEEFHHD, encoded by the coding sequence ATGACAACCATCAATGACACACTGGCACCGAAAAAGATGAAGCCGCGTTCAGTCAAACAGAAATCGGCATTTTTTATCCTCACACTCGCACTGATCCTTTTGCCCTTTGCATTGGGCTTGATGGGTCCATCGTGGGTACGGACAGCGGACTATGCGCTGTTGTACTGCATGCTGGCGCTGGGTCTGAATATCGTTGTCGGGTATGCGGGTCTACTTGACTTGGGCTATATCGCTTTCTATGCATTGGGTGCCTATATGGTGGCGGTGCTGGCATCACCCCATTTAAATATCCATGTTTCGCCTTGGCTTCTGATTCCGATAGGCGCGGGTTTTGCCGGTCTTGCGGGTGCGATCTTGGGTGCCCCGACCTTGAAACTGCGTGGGGATTATCTGGCGATTGTGACCTTGGGTTTCGGTGAGATTGTGCGTTTGTTTATGCAAAATCTGGATCGTCCCGTCAATATCACCAACGGTACCCAAGGAATCAGTGGGATTGATAATCTCGCCTTCTTTGGTCACTCCTTTGGCTCGGGTTTTGATCTTTTTGGCCAGCATTTCAATGGCGCTTATCTCTATTACTACCTGTTTTTAATTCTGGTGCTGATCATCATCGGCGTATGTATGCGTCTAGAAAACTCCCGCATCGGCCGCGCTTGGGTTGCGATTCGTGAAGACGAGCTTGCGGCTAAGGCGATGGGCATCAATACCCGGAACATCAAGCTACTGGCCTTTGCGATGGGTGCCAGTTTTGGTGGCGTTGCGGGTGGCATGTTTGCCAGCTTTCAGGGTTTTATCGATCCAACCAGCTTTGGTTTGATGGAATCGATCATGGTGCTGTGTATGGTGGTACTAGGCGGTATGGGTAATATCGCGGGTGTTATTTTGGGTGCGGTATTGCTCACGCTGACCCCAGAAGCTTTGCGTGCCGTTATTCACCCTTTGCAAGAGGCACTGTTTGGACGCCAAGTGGTTGATCCGGATAATGTGCGGATGCTGATTTTCGGCATTGCGCTGGTGGGCATGATGCTCTTTAGACCTGAAGGCTTACTGCCGTCGCGTCGCCGCAAGGAGGAGTTCCATCATGACTAA
- a CDS encoding branched-chain amino acid ABC transporter permease, translating to MDIFIQQLANGLIIGSIYALIALGYTMVYGILGLINFAHGDVVMVGAMSTVTILTTLIGLNLGIPPYLLLVVAVLLALPVCALLGFSIERIAYRPLRRAPRLAPLITGIGVSIVLQNLAMMIWGRGYQRFPEVLTSDPFNILGARITAYQMGTFVLSIVLMIGLWILVQRTRLGRAMRATSQNDRVAALMGVNVNRIISSVFMLGSGLGCLAGVMYTASYGQASATMGFLLGLKAFSAAVLGGIGNIRGAVLGGFVLGIIEAMGAGYLSDWTGGLMGSEYKDIFAFIVLIAVLMVRPSGLLGERESERA from the coding sequence GTGGATATTTTCATTCAACAGCTTGCTAATGGTTTGATTATTGGCAGTATTTATGCATTGATTGCACTGGGTTATACCATGGTTTATGGGATTCTCGGTTTGATCAACTTTGCACATGGTGACGTGGTAATGGTGGGCGCAATGTCCACGGTTACGATTCTCACGACATTAATTGGTTTAAATTTAGGCATTCCGCCTTATCTGCTCCTCGTGGTTGCTGTCCTGCTTGCACTGCCTGTCTGTGCCTTACTCGGTTTTAGTATTGAGCGGATTGCCTATAGGCCACTGCGCCGTGCGCCACGCCTTGCGCCGTTGATTACCGGTATTGGTGTATCGATTGTACTGCAGAATCTGGCGATGATGATCTGGGGACGCGGTTATCAGCGTTTCCCAGAAGTGCTGACCAGCGATCCGTTTAATATTCTGGGTGCACGCATCACCGCATATCAGATGGGCACCTTTGTACTGTCCATTGTGCTTATGATTGGTCTTTGGATACTTGTACAGCGCACCCGTCTAGGACGTGCCATGCGTGCCACCTCGCAGAATGATCGCGTGGCGGCGCTGATGGGGGTGAATGTCAATCGAATCATCAGTAGCGTGTTTATGCTGGGTTCTGGACTTGGCTGTTTAGCAGGGGTGATGTACACCGCAAGTTATGGTCAAGCTAGCGCCACCATGGGTTTCTTGCTCGGTCTAAAAGCCTTCTCTGCGGCGGTATTAGGCGGTATTGGTAATATTCGTGGCGCGGTATTGGGTGGCTTTGTCCTTGGAATTATCGAGGCGATGGGGGCTGGCTATTTATCGGATTGGACCGGCGGTTTGATGGGCAGTGAATACAAAGATATCTTTGCCTTTATCGTACTGATCGCAGTACTGATGGTGCGTCCTTCAGGCTTACTGGGTGAACGTGAGTCGGAGCGCGCATAA
- a CDS encoding GSCFA domain-containing protein: protein MALSEEAVNWAYRFMLGRLPESPAVIASHMQNFDEGSLINLLMQSEEYKIRNNVGSGVADFHTVAENEDELWLTPGKMRIVVVGNCHGRGMAKIMPYLSTEVVTKFYCHTPELLQGLRMGQFNISYFMEADLVLVQSGWDTVNLIEAYYPDIRKKSKALPIVIFNAFQPDCVHIHREGYHVPSPIGPYGSSLAFYSWKNGFSPEKTISLYNPDVYEALGFFDYWDASVAWLNNEWERCGIPLGDHIANWSKRGCWMHTMNHPKLFVLADVARAALAREGISTLPYVEDYIKDDLGSLTAWPVYPEIGRALGMKPEFTSMHFKRGNAAGRQVDMLGLEEFVHGSFEIFETFNRDDLTCDSFSHARFENLAQFASNLHAKPRSEAIAPVAEAAVSVDLVSSEASPEVAPSGNPYRGLADYQFWRRAIERPAMKDVDSAWRLAIEKSAMHTIDPVLRSGFKIDRQDKVATAGSCFAQHISRTLQKKGFNYFISEKGDLSEIDLTADEAQRRNYGVFSARFGNIYTARQLLQLFDRAYGHYTPEESYWVRDDGKLVDPFRPQVEPEGFTSIEDLNADREKHFASVRDMFESLDVLVFTLGLTESWQSRTDGAVFPLAPGVVAGEMDTTRYEFVNFQVADVVADLKGFIGRLLGVNPKAKMLITVSPVPLIATYEDRHVLVSTTYSKSALRAAAEEISLQHSMCEYFPSYEIITGSYTRGEYFESDLRSVKPEGVEHVMRLFLQHYASDAPSIASLLTEQSDITHHAKSFSEELLEQNARLAAIVCDEEALDR, encoded by the coding sequence ATGGCGTTAAGTGAAGAAGCAGTTAATTGGGCATATCGATTTATGTTGGGTAGACTGCCAGAGTCTCCTGCAGTCATTGCTTCACATATGCAGAATTTTGATGAAGGTTCTCTCATCAATCTCCTGATGCAATCCGAAGAATATAAGATTCGCAATAATGTCGGCTCTGGGGTCGCTGATTTCCATACCGTTGCCGAAAATGAAGATGAGCTTTGGCTAACGCCGGGTAAGATGCGTATTGTTGTGGTTGGCAATTGTCATGGGCGCGGTATGGCCAAAATCATGCCTTACCTGTCTACCGAAGTCGTGACCAAGTTCTATTGTCATACGCCTGAACTGCTGCAGGGTCTCCGTATGGGACAGTTTAATATCAGTTATTTTATGGAGGCTGATCTGGTATTGGTCCAGTCCGGTTGGGATACGGTCAACCTGATCGAAGCGTACTATCCGGATATCCGCAAGAAAAGCAAAGCCTTGCCCATCGTAATCTTCAATGCATTCCAACCGGATTGTGTGCATATTCATCGTGAAGGCTACCATGTCCCCAGCCCGATCGGTCCATATGGTTCATCGTTGGCTTTTTATAGCTGGAAGAATGGCTTTAGTCCTGAAAAGACTATCAGTTTATATAATCCCGATGTCTATGAAGCGCTTGGTTTCTTTGACTATTGGGATGCGTCTGTTGCGTGGCTGAATAATGAGTGGGAGCGGTGCGGGATTCCCCTTGGCGACCATATTGCCAATTGGTCCAAGCGTGGTTGTTGGATGCATACCATGAACCATCCTAAACTCTTTGTCCTAGCGGATGTAGCACGGGCAGCGCTTGCGCGTGAGGGAATTAGCACGCTGCCCTATGTGGAAGATTATATTAAAGATGACCTCGGCAGTTTGACGGCATGGCCCGTCTATCCTGAGATTGGCCGTGCGCTCGGGATGAAACCTGAGTTCACATCCATGCATTTTAAACGTGGCAACGCTGCGGGTCGCCAAGTAGATATGCTGGGGCTTGAGGAGTTTGTGCACGGTTCTTTTGAGATTTTTGAGACCTTCAATCGCGATGATTTAACGTGCGATAGTTTTAGTCATGCACGTTTTGAAAATTTAGCCCAATTTGCCTCGAACCTGCATGCAAAGCCTCGCTCAGAAGCTATTGCACCAGTGGCAGAGGCAGCGGTAAGCGTAGACCTTGTGTCCAGCGAAGCGTCACCAGAGGTTGCACCAAGTGGTAATCCTTATCGTGGATTGGCGGATTATCAATTCTGGCGCCGTGCGATAGAACGACCCGCCATGAAGGATGTTGATTCGGCTTGGCGCCTCGCCATAGAAAAGTCAGCCATGCATACGATTGATCCTGTGCTGCGCTCAGGATTTAAAATAGATCGCCAAGATAAAGTGGCTACTGCCGGCAGTTGTTTTGCTCAGCACATCTCCCGCACATTGCAGAAGAAGGGTTTTAACTACTTCATCAGTGAAAAGGGCGATCTTTCAGAAATTGATCTGACTGCCGACGAAGCCCAGCGCCGTAATTATGGGGTGTTCTCAGCACGTTTCGGCAATATCTATACGGCTCGACAATTGCTGCAATTATTTGATCGTGCATATGGTCATTACACGCCAGAGGAAAGCTATTGGGTGCGGGATGATGGCAAGCTGGTTGATCCGTTTAGACCGCAGGTTGAGCCTGAAGGTTTTACGTCGATTGAAGACTTAAATGCGGACCGTGAGAAGCATTTTGCTTCGGTACGCGATATGTTTGAAAGTCTGGATGTGCTGGTCTTTACGCTGGGCCTGACCGAGTCATGGCAGAGCCGAACCGATGGTGCGGTGTTTCCTTTGGCGCCAGGGGTTGTGGCGGGCGAGATGGATACGACTCGCTATGAATTTGTTAACTTCCAAGTCGCTGATGTCGTTGCTGACTTAAAAGGTTTTATTGGTCGATTACTTGGGGTCAATCCTAAAGCCAAGATGCTGATCACGGTCTCACCCGTGCCTTTGATTGCGACCTATGAGGATCGCCATGTGCTGGTTTCCACAACATACAGTAAGTCCGCGCTGCGTGCTGCAGCTGAAGAAATCTCCTTACAGCACAGCATGTGCGAATACTTTCCCTCTTATGAGATCATCACGGGTAGTTACACCCGTGGTGAATACTTTGAAAGTGATCTGCGTTCGGTGAAACCGGAAGGCGTGGAGCATGTAATGCGGCTTTTCTTACAGCACTATGCAAGTGATGCGCCTTCTATCGCTTCGCTGCTTACTGAGCAATCGGACATTACGCATCATGCTAAATCCTTTAGTGAGGAACTACTGGAGCAAAATGCCCGACTTGCTGCGATTGTCTGTGATGAAGAGGCGCTGGATCGTTGA
- a CDS encoding metal/formaldehyde-sensitive transcriptional repressor, whose translation MPHTIHDKKKIMTRIRRIKGQVEALEKVLDQEVECIEILQQIAAIRGAANGLMVEVLDGHIREHLGVDDLTTEQRQLEVEQVVGILKSYLK comes from the coding sequence ATGCCCCATACGATCCATGACAAAAAGAAAATTATGACCCGCATTCGCCGGATTAAAGGTCAGGTCGAAGCACTTGAAAAAGTTCTTGATCAAGAAGTGGAATGTATTGAAATTCTTCAGCAAATTGCCGCTATTCGGGGTGCCGCTAATGGCCTCATGGTTGAGGTGCTGGATGGACATATCCGTGAACATCTTGGCGTTGATGATCTAACAACTGAGCAGCGTCAGCTTGAAGTGGAGCAGGTTGTGGGCATTTTGAAGTCGTATTTAAAGTAG
- the dmeF gene encoding CDF family Co(II)/Ni(II) efflux transporter DmeF has protein sequence MPAPLSSHHSHETVTSIQHARPKTYSFNISNPMAEKKIKWAVILTALMMVAEIAGGYIFNSMALLADGWHMSTHAMALGLSMLAYVLARKLSQDARFTFGTWKIEILASFTSSILLILVSAWMLFQSTDRLLAPTPIHYDEAIFIAIIGLAVNLICAWLLKDNHSHGHSSSHTHGHDHGHGHDHASHHDHASHGHDDHGHASHGGNHDLNLRAAYIHVITDAATSVLAIIALIAGKLWGANWLDPVMGIIGGILVAIWSYGLIRDSGRILLDAEMDAPVVAEVIEVIQHSPIPATINDIHVWRVGKDQYACVLNLCTDHVEANSDYFRKQLSIHEELVHIIVEVNQPLINNEQHLHPHA, from the coding sequence ATGCCAGCACCGCTATCATCGCATCATTCGCATGAGACAGTCACGTCCATACAACACGCTCGGCCTAAAACCTATTCTTTCAATATCAGTAACCCCATGGCTGAAAAGAAAATTAAGTGGGCGGTTATCCTGACTGCGCTGATGATGGTTGCAGAGATTGCGGGTGGTTATATCTTTAATTCGATGGCGCTGCTGGCCGATGGCTGGCACATGAGTACCCATGCCATGGCTTTGGGGTTATCCATGCTGGCTTATGTCTTGGCAAGGAAGCTCTCACAAGATGCCCGCTTTACTTTTGGAACGTGGAAGATAGAAATCCTCGCCAGCTTTACCAGCTCAATCCTCTTGATTCTGGTTTCTGCATGGATGCTATTTCAATCCACCGATCGCCTACTCGCTCCCACACCGATTCACTACGATGAAGCTATCTTTATTGCCATCATTGGTCTTGCGGTCAATCTCATTTGTGCTTGGCTACTCAAAGATAACCATAGCCATGGACACAGCTCTTCACACACTCATGGACATGATCACGGGCACGGTCATGACCATGCCTCGCATCACGACCACGCCTCACATGGACATGACGACCATGGGCATGCATCGCATGGCGGTAACCACGATCTGAATCTGCGCGCTGCTTATATCCATGTCATCACTGACGCGGCAACATCTGTGCTGGCCATTATTGCCTTGATCGCAGGTAAGCTCTGGGGCGCGAACTGGCTTGATCCAGTGATGGGTATCATTGGCGGTATCTTGGTGGCCATCTGGTCATACGGCTTGATTCGCGACTCTGGGCGCATTCTGCTCGATGCAGAAATGGATGCTCCCGTGGTAGCCGAGGTGATCGAAGTGATTCAGCACAGTCCAATCCCTGCCACTATCAATGATATCCATGTCTGGCGCGTTGGCAAAGATCAATATGCCTGTGTCTTGAATCTCTGCACGGATCATGTTGAAGCCAATTCAGATTATTTCCGTAAACAGCTCAGCATTCATGAAGAATTGGTGCATATCATCGTCGAGGTCAATCAACCTTTGATCAATAATGAGCAACATCTCCACCCTCATGCATAA